From a region of the Streptacidiphilus albus JL83 genome:
- a CDS encoding NADH-quinone oxidoreductase subunit J, with translation MNELAVPLTGAASTGEAVQFWVLAVIAVAGALGMVLCRKAVHSALCLAATMLALAVCYLAEGAVFLGVVQIVVYTGAIMMLFLFVVMLVGVTAEDAVKEPLKGQRVAAVLGGLGFGAMLIVGIGNAGLRTFTGVGAADAAAGGNVQGLALRIFSQYVWAFEVTGALLITAAIGAMVLTHREHTEERQSQRELAEQRVRLGTQITPLPAPGVYARHNAVDIPGLLPDGSIAELSVNPTLRARGQMRDVSGDMLRRMDELEAGTAEWLDRKAPKPRTSSELTNLQKTPAAPVVPGENGGASE, from the coding sequence ATGAACGAGCTCGCCGTCCCGCTGACCGGGGCCGCCTCCACCGGTGAGGCCGTGCAGTTCTGGGTGCTCGCGGTGATCGCCGTGGCCGGAGCGCTGGGCATGGTGCTCTGCCGGAAGGCGGTGCACTCCGCGCTCTGCCTCGCGGCCACCATGCTGGCCCTGGCCGTCTGCTACCTGGCCGAGGGCGCGGTCTTCCTCGGCGTGGTCCAGATCGTCGTCTACACCGGCGCGATCATGATGCTCTTCCTGTTCGTGGTGATGCTGGTCGGCGTGACCGCCGAGGACGCGGTGAAGGAGCCGCTGAAGGGCCAGCGCGTGGCGGCGGTCCTCGGCGGCCTCGGCTTCGGGGCGATGCTGATCGTCGGCATCGGCAACGCCGGGCTGCGCACCTTCACCGGCGTCGGCGCGGCCGACGCGGCGGCCGGCGGCAACGTCCAGGGGCTGGCGCTGCGGATCTTCAGCCAGTACGTCTGGGCCTTCGAGGTCACCGGCGCGCTGCTGATCACCGCCGCGATCGGGGCGATGGTGCTGACCCACCGGGAGCACACCGAGGAACGCCAGTCCCAGCGCGAACTCGCGGAGCAGCGGGTCAGGTTGGGAACCCAGATCACCCCGCTGCCGGCCCCCGGCGTCTACGCCAGGCACAACGCGGTGGACATCCCCGGCCTGCTGCCGGACGGCAGCATCGCCGAGTTGTCGGTCAACCCGACGCTGCGGGCCCGGGGCCAGATGCGCGACGTCAGCGGCGACATGCTGCGACGGATGGACGAGCTGGAGGCCGGCACCGCCGAATGGCTCGATCGCAAGGCGCCGAAGCCGCGCACCAGCTCGGAGTTGACGAACCTTCAGAAGACGCCCGCAGCTCCCGTCGTACCCGGTGAGAACGGAGGGGCCTCCGAGTGA
- the nuoL gene encoding NADH-quinone oxidoreductase subunit L, which translates to MDNLIPVLVAVPLAGAAVLLLGGRRLDAFGHWLGVLASTASFAVGLTLFFHMLGQPVGSRAAHITLWTWVPVNGFQAPVGFQLDQLSIVFVLLITGVGSLIHLYSVGYMEHDERRRRFFGYLNLFLAAMLLLVLADNYLLLYVGWEGVGLASYLLIGFWQHKPSAATAAKKAFLVNRVGDLGLSIAIMLMFSTFGSFTFGAVFPNAGHASKATLTGIGLMLLLAACGKSAQVPLQSWLGDAMEGPTPVSALIHAATMVTAGVYLITRSGAIFNLAPTAQLATVCVGAVTLLFGAIVGCAKDDIKKALAGSTMSQIGYMIMAAGLGPIGYVFAIMHLVTHGFFKAGLFLGAGSVMHGMNDEVDMRKYGGLRKYMPLTFVTFGLGYLAIIGFPGLSGFFSKDKIIEAAFARGGTEGWILGTAALIGAGVTAFYMTRVMLMTFFGEKRWVPTPDISGSAAGEAHPPHPHESPKTMVVPMVVLAFGSVFAGWLFSLNSSFVNWLTPVTGHEEGHSPLTSLSVTLISMVVIALGVLASWLMYGRRPVPATPPLGSLLTRAARRDLLQDDFNHVVLVGGGEHLTRFLVYLDAKGFDGVVNGVAALVGGVSGRARKLQTGYVRSYALSMFGGALVLVATTLLMRSM; encoded by the coding sequence GTGGACAATCTCATCCCCGTACTGGTCGCGGTGCCCCTGGCCGGAGCCGCCGTGCTCCTGCTGGGCGGACGCCGCCTGGACGCCTTCGGCCACTGGCTCGGCGTCCTCGCCTCCACCGCCTCCTTCGCCGTGGGGCTCACCCTCTTCTTCCACATGCTCGGGCAGCCGGTCGGCTCGCGGGCGGCCCACATCACCCTGTGGACCTGGGTGCCGGTCAACGGCTTCCAGGCCCCGGTGGGCTTCCAGCTCGACCAGCTCTCCATCGTGTTCGTGCTGCTGATCACCGGTGTCGGCTCGCTGATCCACCTCTACTCGGTGGGCTACATGGAGCACGACGAACGCCGCCGGCGCTTCTTCGGCTATCTGAACCTCTTCCTGGCGGCCATGCTGCTGCTGGTCCTGGCCGACAACTACCTGCTGCTGTACGTCGGCTGGGAGGGCGTGGGCCTGGCCTCGTACCTGCTGATCGGCTTCTGGCAGCACAAGCCCAGCGCCGCGACCGCCGCCAAGAAGGCCTTCCTGGTGAACCGGGTCGGCGACCTGGGACTGTCGATCGCGATCATGCTGATGTTCAGCACCTTCGGCAGCTTCACCTTCGGCGCGGTCTTCCCGAACGCGGGCCACGCCTCGAAGGCGACGCTGACCGGCATCGGGCTGATGCTGCTGCTGGCCGCCTGCGGCAAGTCGGCGCAGGTGCCGCTGCAGTCCTGGCTCGGTGACGCGATGGAGGGCCCGACCCCGGTCTCGGCGCTGATCCACGCGGCGACCATGGTCACCGCCGGCGTCTACCTGATCACCCGTTCCGGCGCGATCTTCAACCTGGCCCCGACCGCCCAGCTGGCCACGGTCTGCGTGGGCGCGGTGACGCTGCTCTTCGGTGCCATCGTCGGTTGTGCCAAGGACGACATCAAGAAGGCCCTGGCCGGATCGACCATGTCGCAGATCGGCTACATGATCATGGCGGCCGGGCTCGGTCCGATCGGCTACGTCTTCGCCATCATGCACCTGGTCACCCACGGCTTCTTCAAGGCCGGGCTGTTCCTCGGGGCCGGCTCGGTGATGCACGGGATGAACGACGAGGTCGACATGAGGAAGTACGGGGGGCTGCGCAAGTACATGCCGCTGACCTTCGTCACCTTCGGCCTCGGCTATCTGGCGATCATCGGCTTCCCCGGCCTGTCCGGCTTCTTCTCCAAGGACAAGATCATCGAGGCGGCCTTCGCCCGCGGCGGCACCGAGGGCTGGATCCTCGGCACGGCCGCCCTGATCGGGGCCGGCGTCACCGCGTTCTACATGACCCGGGTGATGCTGATGACCTTCTTCGGCGAGAAGCGCTGGGTCCCCACTCCAGACATCAGCGGCTCCGCCGCGGGCGAGGCCCACCCGCCGCACCCGCACGAGTCCCCGAAGACCATGGTGGTCCCGATGGTGGTGCTGGCCTTCGGCTCGGTCTTCGCCGGCTGGCTGTTCTCGCTGAACAGCTCCTTCGTCAACTGGCTGACCCCGGTCACCGGTCACGAGGAGGGCCACTCCCCGCTGACCTCGCTCAGCGTCACGCTGATCTCCATGGTGGTGATCGCGCTCGGGGTGCTGGCCTCCTGGCTGATGTACGGCCGCCGCCCGGTGCCGGCCACCCCGCCGCTGGGCTCGCTGCTCACCCGGGCCGCCCGGCGCGACCTGCTGCAGGACGACTTCAACCACGTGGTCCTGGTCGGCGGCGGCGAGCACCTCACCCGCTTCCTGGTCTACCTGGACGCCAAGGGCTTCGACGGCGTGGTCAACGGCGTCGCCGCCCTGGTCGGCGGGGTCTCCGGACGCGCCCGCAAGCTGCAGACCGGCTATGTCCGCTCCTATGCGCTGTCGATGTTCGGCGGTGCGCTGGTGCTGGTGGCCACGACTCTCCTGATGAGGTCGATGTGA
- the nuoI gene encoding NADH-quinone oxidoreductase subunit NuoI: MPSDDSSERSSFGLGPAAGFGVTFTAMFKKRLTEQYPEYKKPTAPRFHGRHQLNRHPDGLEKCIGCELCAWACPADAIYVEGADNTDEERYSPGERYGRVYQINYARCILCGLCIEACPTRALTMTNEYELADSSRESLIYTKEQLLAGLTEGMVESPHSIFPGTDEGDYYRGAVTEAAPGTVRQVAVSKGETAETGPKAEGASA, from the coding sequence ATGCCCAGTGATGACTCGTCCGAGCGTTCCTCGTTCGGACTGGGCCCCGCCGCCGGCTTCGGCGTGACCTTCACGGCCATGTTCAAGAAGCGGCTCACCGAGCAGTACCCGGAGTACAAGAAGCCCACCGCGCCCCGCTTCCACGGCCGGCACCAGCTGAACCGCCACCCGGACGGGCTGGAGAAGTGCATCGGCTGCGAGCTCTGCGCCTGGGCCTGTCCGGCCGACGCCATCTACGTGGAGGGCGCGGACAACACCGACGAGGAGCGCTACTCGCCCGGCGAGCGCTACGGCCGGGTCTACCAGATCAACTACGCCCGCTGCATCCTCTGCGGACTCTGCATCGAGGCCTGCCCGACCCGGGCGCTGACGATGACCAACGAGTACGAACTCGCGGACAGCAGCCGGGAGTCGCTGATCTACACCAAGGAGCAGCTGCTGGCCGGCCTGACCGAGGGCATGGTCGAGTCCCCGCACTCGATCTTCCCCGGGACGGACGAGGGCGACTACTACCGGGGCGCGGTCACCGAGGCCGCGCCGGGCACGGTCCGGCAGGTGGCGGTCAGCAAGGGCGAGACCGCGGAGACCGGGCCCAAGGCCGAGGGGGCGTCGGCATGA
- the nuoK gene encoding NADH-quinone oxidoreductase subunit NuoK produces the protein MNPVNYLYLAALLFTIGATGVLVRRNAIVLFMCVELMLNASNLALVTFSRLHGNLDGQIIAFFTMVVAAAEVVVGLAIIVSVFRTRHSASVDDSNLMKL, from the coding sequence GTGAACCCCGTCAACTACCTCTATCTGGCGGCCCTGCTGTTCACCATCGGCGCCACCGGCGTGCTGGTGCGGCGCAACGCCATCGTGCTGTTCATGTGCGTGGAGCTGATGCTCAACGCCTCCAACCTGGCCCTGGTCACCTTCTCCCGGCTGCACGGCAACCTGGACGGGCAGATCATCGCCTTCTTCACCATGGTGGTGGCCGCCGCCGAGGTCGTCGTCGGACTGGCGATCATCGTGAGCGTCTTCCGCACCCGTCACTCGGCCTCGGTCGACGACTCCAACCTCATGAAGCTGTAG
- the nuoF gene encoding NADH-quinone oxidoreductase subunit NuoF, producing MTAEHPEKLLSPVLSASWGDDRPWTLDTYRRHDGYLGLREALRSTPDEVIALVKDAGLRGRGGAGFPTGLKWQFIPQGDGKPHYLVVNADESEPGTCKDIPLLFANPHALIEGMVIASYAIRCSHAFVYLRGETVPVLRRLHGAVAEAYEAGYLGQNILGSGFDLDITVHAGAGAYICGEETALLDSLEGRRGQPRLRPPFPAIAGLYACPTVVNNVESIASVPSILHRGKEWFRSMGSEKSPGFTLYSLSGHVTNPGQYEAPLGLTLRQLLDMTGGVRAGHRLKFWTPGGSSTPMFTDAHLDVPLDYEGVAAAGSMLGTKALQIFDETTCVVRAVTRWTEFYAHESCGKCTPCREGTYWLVQLLRRIEAGQGVEGDLEKLNDIADNINGKSFCALGDGAASPIFSSLQYFRAEYEQHLAEGRCPFDPAAATVWADGRPRGGSAPSTHHTAQEKGVLA from the coding sequence ATGACCGCCGAGCACCCGGAGAAGCTGCTCTCCCCGGTCCTGTCCGCGAGCTGGGGCGACGACCGCCCCTGGACGCTGGACACCTACCGCCGCCACGACGGTTACCTGGGCCTGCGCGAGGCCCTGCGGTCGACCCCGGACGAGGTCATCGCCCTGGTCAAGGACGCCGGACTGCGCGGTCGCGGCGGTGCCGGCTTCCCCACCGGACTGAAGTGGCAGTTCATCCCGCAGGGTGACGGCAAGCCGCACTACCTGGTGGTCAACGCCGACGAGTCCGAGCCGGGTACCTGCAAGGACATCCCGCTGCTGTTCGCCAACCCGCACGCGCTGATCGAGGGCATGGTGATCGCCAGCTACGCGATCCGCTGCAGCCACGCCTTCGTCTACCTGCGCGGCGAGACCGTGCCGGTGCTGCGCCGGCTGCACGGCGCGGTCGCCGAGGCGTACGAGGCCGGCTACCTCGGCCAGAACATCCTCGGCTCCGGCTTCGACCTGGACATCACCGTCCACGCCGGGGCCGGCGCCTACATCTGCGGCGAGGAGACGGCGCTGCTGGACTCGCTGGAGGGACGGCGCGGCCAGCCCCGGCTGCGGCCGCCGTTCCCGGCCATCGCCGGCCTCTACGCCTGTCCGACGGTGGTCAACAACGTCGAGTCCATCGCCTCGGTGCCGAGCATCCTGCACCGGGGCAAGGAGTGGTTCCGCTCCATGGGCAGCGAGAAGTCCCCGGGCTTCACCCTCTACTCGCTCTCCGGGCACGTCACCAACCCCGGCCAGTACGAGGCGCCGCTCGGTCTGACCCTGCGCCAGCTGCTGGACATGACCGGGGGAGTGCGGGCCGGGCACCGGCTGAAGTTCTGGACCCCTGGCGGCTCCTCCACCCCGATGTTCACCGACGCCCACCTCGACGTCCCGCTCGACTACGAGGGCGTCGCCGCCGCCGGGTCGATGCTCGGCACCAAGGCACTGCAGATCTTCGACGAGACCACCTGCGTGGTGCGGGCGGTCACCCGCTGGACCGAGTTCTACGCCCACGAGTCCTGCGGCAAGTGCACCCCCTGCCGTGAGGGCACCTACTGGCTGGTCCAGCTGCTCCGCCGGATCGAGGCGGGCCAGGGCGTCGAGGGCGACCTGGAGAAGCTGAACGACATCGCCGACAACATCAACGGCAAGTCCTTCTGCGCCCTCGGCGACGGCGCCGCCAGCCCGATCTTCTCCTCGCTCCAGTACTTCCGCGCGGAGTACGAGCAGCACCTCGCCGAGGGCCGCTGCCCGTTCGACCCGGCGGCCGCCACCGTCTGGGCCGACGGCCGCCCGCGCGGCGGCTCCGCGCCGTCCACCCACCACACCGCCCAGGAGAAGGGGGTGCTTGCATGA
- the nuoH gene encoding NADH-quinone oxidoreductase subunit NuoH, producing MAAQAALLAATEDLSVFGTDPWWLVVVKAVFCFAFLVGTVLIAIVWERKVVAWMQLRIGPNRHGPWGMLQSLADGVKLALKEDLVVTASDKVVYILAPVISAVPAFMAFAVIPFGPADHEISIFGTRTTMQLTDFPVAMIYVLAIASIGIYGIVLAGWASGSTYPLLGGLRSAAQMVSYEIAMGLSFAAVFLDSGTMSTSGIVAAQQHTWFALLLPVSFIIYIISMVGETNRAPFDLPEAEGELVGGFNTEYSSLKFAMFMLAEYINMVTVSAVASVMFLGGWRAPWPITAFWAGANHGWWPMLWIVIKIQLLLFFFIWLRGTLPRLRYDQFMKLGWKVLIPVSLVWLVLVATVRTLRNRGTHYTDLVLVSVGAILAVVLLSIVWDTLRNRRAPEETAPEPEFDAMAGGFPVPPLPGQQLPPTPRRPSRIPQPVSAANVSALKGGDDDAQ from the coding sequence ATGGCGGCTCAGGCAGCCCTGCTCGCCGCGACCGAGGACCTCTCGGTGTTCGGCACCGACCCCTGGTGGCTGGTGGTCGTCAAGGCCGTGTTCTGCTTCGCCTTCCTGGTCGGCACGGTGCTGATCGCGATCGTCTGGGAGCGCAAGGTCGTCGCCTGGATGCAGTTGCGGATCGGCCCCAACCGGCACGGTCCCTGGGGCATGCTGCAGAGCCTCGCGGACGGGGTGAAGCTGGCCCTCAAGGAGGACCTGGTCGTCACCGCCTCCGACAAGGTGGTCTACATCCTGGCCCCGGTCATCTCGGCGGTCCCGGCCTTCATGGCCTTCGCGGTGATCCCCTTCGGACCGGCCGACCACGAGATCTCGATCTTCGGCACCCGGACCACGATGCAGCTCACCGACTTCCCGGTGGCCATGATCTACGTCCTGGCCATCGCCTCGATCGGGATCTACGGCATCGTGCTGGCCGGTTGGGCCTCGGGCTCGACCTACCCGCTGCTCGGCGGGCTGCGCTCGGCCGCGCAGATGGTCTCCTACGAGATCGCCATGGGCCTGTCCTTCGCGGCGGTCTTCCTGGACTCCGGGACCATGTCCACCTCCGGGATCGTCGCCGCCCAGCAGCACACCTGGTTCGCGCTGCTGCTGCCGGTCAGCTTCATCATCTACATCATCTCGATGGTCGGCGAGACCAACCGGGCGCCGTTCGACCTCCCCGAGGCCGAGGGCGAGCTGGTCGGCGGCTTCAACACCGAGTACTCCTCGCTGAAGTTCGCGATGTTCATGCTGGCCGAGTACATCAACATGGTGACCGTCTCGGCCGTCGCCAGCGTGATGTTCCTGGGCGGCTGGCGCGCGCCGTGGCCGATCACCGCCTTCTGGGCGGGCGCCAACCACGGCTGGTGGCCGATGCTCTGGATCGTCATCAAGATCCAGCTGCTGCTGTTCTTCTTCATCTGGCTCCGCGGCACCCTGCCCCGGCTGCGCTACGACCAGTTCATGAAGCTGGGCTGGAAGGTGCTGATCCCGGTCTCGCTGGTCTGGCTGGTGCTGGTCGCCACGGTGCGGACGCTGCGGAACCGCGGCACCCACTACACCGACCTGGTGCTGGTCAGCGTCGGCGCGATCCTGGCGGTGGTGCTGCTGTCGATCGTCTGGGACACCCTGCGCAACCGCCGGGCCCCCGAGGAGACCGCGCCCGAGCCGGAGTTCGACGCCATGGCCGGCGGGTTCCCGGTGCCGCCGCTGCCCGGGCAGCAGTTGCCGCCCACGCCGCGCCGGCCCTCCCGGATCCCGCAGCCCGTTTCCGCAGCCAACGTTTCCGCACTGAAGGGAGGAGACGACGATGCCCAGTGA
- a CDS encoding NADH-quinone oxidoreductase subunit G, whose product MTVTSEAPGAAAAPPPKEELLAVTIDGVQVHVPKGTLIIRAAEMIGVTIPRFCDHPLLDPVGACRQCIVEVEGQRKPVASCTIPCTDGMVVSTQVTSKVAEKAQHGVMELLLINHPLDCPVCDKGGECPLQNQALSHGQAESRFEGVKRTYEKPVPISTQVLLDRERCVLCARCTRFSEQIAGDPFIDLIERGANEQVGIGEGEDFRSYFSGNTIQICPVGALTSAAYRFRSRPFDLVSSPGVCEHCASGCAVRTDHRRGKVMRRLAGDDPSVNEEWTCDKGRFGFRYAQSRERLETPLVRDETGVLVPASWPEALAAAAAGLAAAHGRAAVLVGGRSTVEDAYAYAKFARVALGTNDVDFRARVHSAEEADFLASAVAGRGVDVGGGPHHHGLSYEQLEAAPAALLVGFEPEEESPIVFLRLRKAARTRRQQVFSIAAYGTRGLHKLGGALLPAAPGTETEWLEALAEGDPLDGDAGRAAEALRQPGAVVLVGERLAGVPGALSAAVRLSRASGARLAWIPRRAGERGAVEAGALPGLLPGGRPVTDPEARAETAAAWGIAGIPARFGRDTNGILTAAANGDVEALVVGGVDTGDLPDPAAAEAALDRVGFLVSLELRPSAVTERADVVLPVAAVAEKAGTFLDWEGRVRMFETAIKADQLTRRHLSSDLRVLHMLADALDRHLGLPDLTAARRELDALGAWSGAGHAPLDPPAEQARPLPRPGAGEAVLGGWRMLLDNGSLQEGDPALAGTRHPAVARLSPATAAEVGVADGAPLSLSGPAGSVTLPLAITPDLPDRVVWIPLNSTPGGATRALGVLPGRVVGLAQAPTTLEVN is encoded by the coding sequence ATGACCGTCACCTCGGAAGCTCCCGGTGCGGCCGCTGCCCCGCCACCGAAGGAGGAACTGCTCGCCGTCACCATCGACGGCGTCCAGGTCCATGTGCCGAAGGGCACACTGATCATCCGGGCCGCCGAGATGATCGGCGTGACCATCCCCCGCTTCTGCGACCACCCGCTGCTGGACCCGGTCGGGGCCTGCCGCCAGTGCATCGTCGAGGTCGAGGGCCAGCGCAAGCCGGTCGCCTCCTGCACCATCCCGTGCACCGACGGGATGGTCGTCAGCACCCAGGTCACCTCGAAGGTGGCCGAGAAGGCCCAGCACGGCGTGATGGAGCTGCTGCTGATCAACCACCCGCTGGACTGCCCGGTCTGCGACAAGGGCGGCGAGTGCCCGCTGCAGAACCAGGCACTCTCGCACGGACAGGCGGAGAGCCGGTTCGAGGGCGTCAAGCGCACCTACGAGAAGCCGGTGCCGATCTCCACCCAGGTGCTGCTGGACCGGGAGCGCTGCGTGCTCTGCGCCCGCTGCACCCGCTTCAGCGAGCAGATCGCCGGCGACCCGTTCATCGACCTGATCGAGCGCGGCGCCAACGAGCAGGTGGGCATCGGCGAGGGCGAGGACTTCCGCTCCTACTTCTCCGGCAACACCATCCAGATCTGTCCGGTGGGCGCGCTGACCTCGGCCGCCTACCGGTTCCGCTCCCGCCCCTTCGACCTGGTCTCCTCACCCGGGGTGTGCGAGCACTGCGCCTCCGGCTGCGCGGTGCGGACCGACCACCGGCGCGGCAAGGTGATGCGCCGGCTGGCCGGTGACGACCCGTCCGTGAACGAGGAGTGGACCTGCGACAAGGGCCGCTTCGGCTTCCGCTACGCCCAGTCCCGGGAGCGGCTGGAGACGCCGCTGGTCCGGGACGAGACCGGCGTGCTGGTCCCCGCCTCCTGGCCGGAGGCGCTGGCCGCGGCCGCGGCCGGGCTGGCCGCCGCGCACGGACGCGCGGCGGTGCTGGTCGGCGGCCGGTCGACGGTGGAGGACGCCTACGCCTACGCCAAGTTCGCCCGGGTCGCGCTGGGCACCAACGACGTCGACTTCCGGGCCCGGGTGCACAGTGCCGAGGAGGCGGACTTCCTCGCCTCGGCCGTGGCCGGGCGCGGGGTGGACGTCGGCGGCGGCCCGCACCACCACGGCCTGAGCTACGAGCAGTTGGAGGCCGCCCCGGCGGCGCTGCTGGTCGGCTTCGAGCCCGAGGAGGAGTCGCCGATCGTCTTCCTGCGGCTGCGCAAGGCGGCTCGGACCCGGCGGCAGCAGGTCTTCTCGATCGCCGCCTACGGCACCCGGGGCCTGCACAAGCTCGGCGGCGCCCTGCTGCCGGCCGCGCCCGGCACCGAGACCGAGTGGCTGGAGGCGCTGGCCGAGGGCGACCCGCTGGACGGCGACGCCGGACGCGCGGCCGAGGCGCTGCGGCAGCCCGGCGCGGTGGTGCTGGTCGGCGAGCGGCTGGCCGGGGTGCCGGGCGCGCTGAGCGCGGCGGTCCGGCTGTCCCGGGCCAGCGGTGCCCGGCTGGCCTGGATCCCGCGCCGGGCCGGCGAGCGCGGCGCGGTCGAGGCCGGCGCGCTGCCCGGCCTGCTGCCCGGCGGACGCCCGGTCACCGACCCAGAGGCGCGCGCCGAGACCGCCGCCGCCTGGGGCATCGCCGGCATTCCGGCCCGGTTCGGCCGCGACACCAACGGCATCCTCACCGCCGCCGCCAACGGCGACGTCGAGGCGCTGGTGGTCGGCGGGGTGGACACCGGCGACCTGCCCGACCCGGCCGCCGCCGAGGCGGCGCTGGACCGGGTCGGCTTCCTGGTCAGCCTGGAGCTGCGGCCCAGCGCGGTGACCGAGCGCGCCGACGTGGTGCTGCCGGTGGCGGCGGTGGCCGAGAAGGCCGGGACCTTCCTGGACTGGGAGGGCCGGGTCCGGATGTTCGAGACCGCGATCAAGGCCGACCAGCTGACCCGGCGTCATCTGAGCAGCGACCTCCGGGTGCTGCACATGCTGGCGGACGCGCTGGACCGGCACCTGGGCCTGCCCGACCTCACCGCGGCCCGCCGGGAACTGGACGCCCTGGGCGCCTGGTCCGGTGCCGGGCACGCGCCGCTCGACCCCCCGGCCGAGCAGGCCCGTCCGCTGCCGCGCCCCGGCGCGGGCGAGGCGGTGCTCGGCGGCTGGCGGATGCTGCTGGACAACGGCTCGCTGCAGGAGGGCGACCCGGCGCTGGCCGGCACCCGCCACCCGGCGGTGGCCCGGCTGTCCCCGGCCACCGCAGCCGAGGTGGGCGTCGCCGACGGTGCGCCGCTCTCGCTCTCCGGACCGGCCGGCTCGGTCACCCTGCCGCTGGCGATCACCCCCGACCTGCCGGACCGGGTGGTCTGGATCCCGCTCAACTCCACCCCCGGCGGCGCCACCCGCGCCCTGGGCGTGCTCCCCGGCCGCGTCGTCGGACTGGCCCAGGCCCCGACCACCCTGGAGGTGAACTGA
- a CDS encoding NADH-quinone oxidoreductase subunit M: MSSFPLLTVTAALPAVGAVLTAALPAATNPRRRDLNKIIPLALSLATLALSIVIAVRFTPGGAHYQFTESHPWIADFGIGYSLGVDGIAVVLILLTAVLVPFVMLASWHDADPVANDAGTFERSRRTQGFFALILAVEAMVVLSFESTDVFLFYVFFEAMLIPMYFLIGGFGDRTQGEDAKQRSYAAVKFLLYNLLGGLIMLAAVIGLYVITAQQGIGTGGHGTFDLPTITRALASGKLHFSPVAENALFLGFMFAFAVKAPLWPLHTWLPNAMGEATPGVAVLITAVVDKVGTFAMLRYCLYLFPNASRTFAPAILVLALIGIIYGALLAVGQKDIKRLIAFASISHFGFIIMGIFAMTSQAQAGATLYMVNHGISTALLLLVAGFLMSRRGSRLIGDYGGVQKVAPILAGTFLIGGLATLSLPGLAPFVSEFLVLVGTFTRYPVIGIIATIGIVLAALYVLVLYQRTMTGPVKAAVSGFRDLRARELVVVTPLIALLLVLGVYPKPLTDLVNPAVNATLSAVQRTDPAPAHPVTATGTTGTTTTTTGGGQ, translated from the coding sequence GTGAGCTCCTTCCCGCTGCTGACCGTGACCGCCGCGCTGCCGGCCGTCGGCGCGGTCCTCACCGCGGCCCTACCGGCCGCCACCAATCCCCGGCGACGCGACCTCAACAAGATCATCCCGCTGGCGCTCTCGCTGGCGACGCTGGCACTGTCCATCGTCATCGCGGTCCGCTTCACCCCCGGCGGGGCGCACTACCAGTTCACCGAGTCGCACCCGTGGATCGCCGACTTCGGCATCGGCTACAGCCTGGGCGTCGACGGCATCGCGGTGGTGCTGATCCTGCTCACCGCGGTCCTGGTGCCCTTCGTGATGCTGGCCTCCTGGCACGACGCCGACCCGGTCGCCAACGACGCCGGCACCTTCGAGCGCAGCCGCCGGACCCAGGGCTTCTTCGCCCTGATCCTGGCGGTCGAGGCGATGGTGGTGCTCTCCTTCGAGTCCACCGACGTCTTCCTGTTCTACGTGTTCTTCGAGGCCATGCTCATCCCGATGTACTTCCTCATCGGCGGCTTCGGCGACCGCACCCAGGGCGAGGACGCCAAGCAGCGCTCCTACGCGGCCGTCAAGTTCCTGCTCTACAACCTGCTCGGCGGACTGATCATGCTGGCCGCGGTGATCGGGCTCTATGTGATCACCGCCCAGCAGGGCATCGGCACCGGCGGCCACGGCACCTTCGACCTGCCGACCATCACCCGGGCGCTGGCCAGCGGCAAGCTGCACTTCTCGCCGGTCGCCGAGAACGCGCTGTTCCTCGGCTTCATGTTCGCCTTCGCGGTGAAGGCCCCGCTCTGGCCGCTGCACACCTGGCTGCCGAACGCCATGGGCGAGGCCACCCCGGGCGTGGCGGTGCTGATCACGGCGGTGGTCGACAAGGTCGGCACCTTCGCGATGCTGCGCTACTGCCTCTACCTGTTCCCGAACGCCTCCAGGACCTTCGCCCCGGCGATCCTGGTGCTGGCGCTGATCGGGATCATCTACGGGGCGCTGCTGGCGGTCGGTCAGAAGGACATCAAGCGGCTGATCGCCTTCGCGTCCATCTCGCACTTCGGCTTCATCATCATGGGCATCTTCGCGATGACCTCGCAGGCGCAGGCCGGGGCGACGCTCTACATGGTCAACCACGGCATCTCGACCGCGCTGCTGCTGCTGGTGGCCGGGTTCCTGATGTCCCGTCGGGGCAGCCGGCTGATCGGCGACTACGGCGGCGTCCAGAAGGTCGCGCCGATCCTGGCCGGGACCTTCCTGATCGGCGGTCTGGCGACGCTGTCGCTGCCCGGACTGGCGCCCTTCGTCAGCGAGTTCCTGGTGCTGGTCGGCACCTTCACCCGGTACCCGGTGATCGGCATCATCGCCACCATCGGCATCGTCCTGGCCGCGCTCTACGTGCTGGTGCTCTACCAGCGCACCATGACCGGTCCGGTCAAGGCCGCGGTCAGCGGCTTCCGTGACCTCCGGGCCCGGGAGCTGGTGGTGGTCACCCCGTTGATCGCGCTGCTGCTGGTGCTCGGCGTCTACCCGAAGCCGCTCACCGACCTGGTCAACCCGGCCGTCAACGCCACGCTCTCCGCCGTCCAGCGGACCGATCCCGCCCCCGCGCACCCGGTCACCGCGACCGGCACCACGGGGACGACAACCACCACGACCGGAGGCGGACAGTGA